The proteins below are encoded in one region of Hordeum vulgare subsp. vulgare chromosome 3H, MorexV3_pseudomolecules_assembly, whole genome shotgun sequence:
- the LOC123443698 gene encoding ras-related protein RIC1, with protein sequence MNPEYDYLFKLLLIGDSGVGKSCLLLRFADDSYLESYISTIGVDFKIRTVEQDGKTIKLQIWDTAGQERFRTITSSYYRGAHGIIVVYDVTDQESFNNVKQWLNEIDRYASENVNKLLVGNKCDLAESRVVSYEAGKALADEIGIPFLETSAKDATNVEKAFMTMAAEIKNRMASQPAGNASKPATVQMRGQPVAQQNGCCSS encoded by the exons ATGAACCCCGAATA TGACTACCTCTTCAAGCTGCTGCTCATTGGGGACTCGGGCGTGGGGAAGTCTTGCCTGCTGCTGAGGTTTGCG GATGATTCATATCTTGAGAGCTATATCAGTACTATTGGCGTTGACTTC AAAATCCGCACCGTTGAGCAAGATGGGAAGACGATAAAGCTGCAAATT TGGGATACTGCTGGGCAAGAACGATTTAGGACCATCACAAGCAGCTACTACCGTGGTGCCCATGGCATCATT GTCGTGTATGATGTGACTGACCAGGAGAGCTTCAACAACGTCAAACAGTGGCTTAATGAAATTGACAGGTACGCTAGTGAAAATGTGAACAAGCTTTTGGTGGGGAACAAGTGCGATCTAGCTGAGAGCAGAGTAGTTTCTTACGAGGCTGGCAAG GCCCTTGCCGATGAGattggaataccatttctggaaaCCAGTGCCAAGGACGCAACAAATGTGGAGAAGGCATTTATGACCATGGCCGCAGAGATAAAGAACAG GATGGCAAGCCAGCCAGCTGGAAATGCTAGCAAGCCTGCCACGGTGCAAATGCGGGGTCAGCCTGTTGCTCAGCAAAACGGATGCTGTTCGTCTTGA